From Aegilops tauschii subsp. strangulata cultivar AL8/78 chromosome 5, Aet v6.0, whole genome shotgun sequence:
TGATAGAGCGATGGGCATCGGCCTTTTTATAGGCTGCCACACGCGCCATTAAGGAGTCAGGTGGGGAGGCAGAAGGCGGCTGCCGACGGGCGGTCAAAGAATCCATCTCCCGGTGAGAATGTTGCGGCGACCTGCTCACACGCTTCCCGACTCCCCACTTGGGTCCTCCCAGCTTGCTCACACGCAAGCCAGGAGATGATGTCGCGTGGCGGCCATCCGATTAGCTGCCATGGGAAGACGAGGGAGCGAGGTCTGCGCCCGTTGCCGATGGTGAGTGTGAGATCAGGTTGCTTCAAATCTCGCACGCAATGCGAGGATGGAGAAGCTGGAACTTCCCTCCCGCGCTGACAGATGGGTTTGGAGCGAGCACTATAGTGGACCTCCACGGCCTCCAAATATGGAGGCTGCAAGCTCATTTTGAGCGAGCTTCATAAACTATGACGACCAGGAGGCATATGACAACTCTGCTAGAGTGTCATTTTGGGCCAAAACACCATATTGACAATTATTATGACAATCAGGGTCATAAGGCGACTCTCCTAGAGTTGCTCTTAGTTTTCATTAATGATACTAATCTTTTATCACCATCTGAATTGGTGGTGTGAAAATCGTTGACTAATTTATCCTTACAAGATACTACTCCCttcgtctaggtgtgtaagtcatatTAGGAAGAGCAGCGCGACCTAGGTGGCTGGAGATTGGACAAGGAGGAGCGCCTCGACCAGGAAACCTCCAATCACAGCGCTTTTTTAAACGGAAGGAAAACCAGCATTGATTCGCTAGTTATTAGCTGCCGTTTGAGCTGGCCATGCACGCCCGCGTATGTAGTTGCATGCAAAACCGTTTTAATCTCTTGCCTAATCAACACCCAGCCACGATGCATGCAGTGGTCCTTACCTTGCGGGCGCCTCCTCTTCCTGTTTTTCTACGAGGCTGGGAGAGAAACGAGGAAGGAATTTAATGTATTGCGCCTAAGGCTTTTGGGAATACCTaattttcgtaaggtgacttatacacctagacggagggagtactcttTACACATTCACATTGATATTTACACATTAGAAAATCCCTTTATTTTTTAAATTCAGAAATATATTATAGTACAGATTATCTGTAGAAGTTTTGTTTTTCAAGACGGTGCAAATGCAGAAAATGGCATTGGCTTGCAATTGGATGACATGAACGCATTTCTTATGTTGCTGTATTTTCAGAGGCATTTGGCTTGCTGAAATCCTTGACTTGGAGTCTCAAGGAGATGGTATTTACACACCATTTCAAATTTTCTAAGAGACATGTGAATTATTTCAATTATTTATTATGTTTGTACTAAAATCCCCTCTAGTCTACAGCATGCCCACCCTACCTCTTACCAACAACATCTTTTATCAACAATAGAATTGGCAGTGTAAAATCATTGATTGATTTATCTTGAAAAGGTACCACTCTCTACACATTCATATTCATATTTATACATATTCAAAAAATATCCTTCTATTTCTTAAGTTCAGAAATATGTTATAGTATGAATTATCTATGAAGTTTATTTTCCAAGACGGTGCAAATGCCGAAAATGGCATTGGCTTGCAACTGGATGACACAAAAGCATTTCTTAAGTTGTTGTATTTTCAGAGGTATTTGGCTTGCTGAAATCCTTGACTTGGAGTCTCAAGGAGCTGATATTTACACACCATTTCAAATTTCCTAGGAGACATGTGAATTATTTGAAATATTtggattattttatatgtttGTACTAAAATCCCCTCTACCCTACTGCATGCCCACCCTATCCAGCACCAGACCCCATGCACACCCCAAAGATAAAAGCCACAAAGAAAAGCGAGGGAGAGAAGACTCCAAAGCCCAAACCCCCACGCAAAGCCTGCTTTGTTAACTGATTTGCTCCTCCTAAGAGGACACAAACCACAGGTTAGCCTCACCTTTTCCTCTTGGGTTTAGCAAGGCCATCAGCTCATGTCCTCCCCCACACACAACATTATCAGTTTCCCTAAGAAAAACACACAATATTAGCCTCTGTCCATCAAACCCATTTCTGTTACTAACCAAACCTTTTTTAATATAAATAAATATATTAATATAAGGTGACACACTCCTGTGGTTTCTTGTCCTGTTCCTTCTAGTTAGTTTCGCCCATGTAGTGTAGTTTATTTAGCCCTTACAGTTGTTAATATCCGTTGGGCTTTTTTAGGTCACATTGCCCAACGCTTGATGTCACCATCCTGCAAATATTCATGTGAATTGGAGTGCTTGTCCCAAGGATGATAAGTTTCAACAGTAGGTGTGCCATGGGAAATTCCAATTTGTCTCCTGGGATGGACTTTGGCGCCAAACCTGCTTGGTTCAAATTGGGGGACATCTTAGTACCACAGCTAGTGCTGCTAGTCAACATAATGCTTCTTCTTCTGCCATGGCACCATGGAGGACTAGTTAATCATTTAGAGCTTGGGGTGCTATGCTTTTAAGAATGCTAATCATTCCAAAGTGTCCATGCCCTAAATACGTTAGGTGTGCCCTTTTATGCCAACATTTGAATGGCAGCAGAGGCGATCATGACGTTTGGGGCATAGTTTTGTACAGTATCAGCAGACGAATGGCCAGTGGCAGGTCACGCTGCCAGAGCTTTGGCTTGCTTGCAACCCAAGGGAAAGAGATCTGCAAAAGGTGTACGTCTTCATTTGTAGTAGTACGTACGTACGTACATGTTGGAAACCCCACTCAATCTAGCTAGCTATAGTAGCCAGCAgtcttgcttgcttgcttgcagCAGGTGAAGTCTCTCGTCTCCTCCTCGTGCTGTACTGTTGTGGCATGCGGGCAGTTATGGTGATGTGTGAGGTACAGGCCAGCAGCAGCAGTTCTTGGGAGTTTTGTGAGGTACAAGTCACCGGGTCAGATGACCAAACAGTTATTTATTCGGAGTTTGAATGGGTTCCTCGTCAGGCCAACTCCGGAGCACGACTCCAAACGTAGGTCCATTCTATCCGAATTTCGTCCGTTTAGGATGGCAATAGATAGTAAAATGGACATGTGCGTCCGCTCGTTGTTGGAGGCGCCCAACACGGCGGCCGAACACAAAATGTCCGCCTGCACTTCAGCGCCTCGCCCACTCACCACCGCGCGCTCGCCATGCCCGCGCGTCCGCACCCTGCAGCAGCCCGCCACGCCCGCTCGCGCTGCTCGCCGCGCCAGCCCGCAGCTGCAGCCCTCGCCCCCCGCCGCGCGCGCCCCCGCCTGTCACCTGCTGCCGCGCGCGCCCCGTCGCGCCCGGCGCCACGCGCGCCCCTGCCTGCCGCCGCCACGCCCCGGCCGCGCCCCGCCTCGCCCTCACCCTGCTCAGCCCCGCAGCCGCCGCGCCGCGCCTCGCCCCGCCCCTGCCTCGCCCTCGCCCCGCTCACCTCGCCGCGTCGCGcccgcctcgccccgccgcctgtagacgcgcctcgccgcccgtcgcccACCACCACGCCCAGCAgccgcgcccccgccgcccgtcgcccacCACCACGCCCGCAGCCGCGCCTCGCCGCCCACCACATCGCCCCGTCGTGCCCGCACCCCGGTGCTGCAGCTGGAGCTCGCCTTCGAGCTCCCGCACGTGGAGGTGGCCGCCGGCTGCaaaaggggagagagagggacGGGTGGGCGGGCAGCCGGGCCCATCTGGTTCCAATGACAGATGGGTCAGGGGTCACATGTAAAGAACACAGCCGGACAAGGACCACGCTGAGAATCGTCCGTTCGTGTCCGTTCCAGACGCAAATCCGGCCTAACTTTGCTCCCAGGATGGGGCGAGACGGACCAGAAACGGACACTTTTTACGGATAAGATTGCGCGTTGGTTCGTCACATTTGTCCGTTTAACCCCAAACGGACATACCCGGACATTTTGGGGTCGCGCGATGGAGATGGCCTCACACCTCTTTTCTTTCTCTGCATTGTTGCAAACAGTTCTTCAGAGGAGTTTGAATGGATTCTTTGTTTCTTGCAGTACCTCCTGATTCCTTAATGGCACAGATAAAAATTAAAATCATCTAAAAAAAGGTAAAACTTAAATAATAAAAAGGTGTGTGCAGTTTCAGCCGCACGCGCGTTTATCACTTGGAATTGTTTTTCCAGATTGAACATTTGTAATTATTCAGAGTTTCAGATAGATATATGTATGGAACTGACAGCAGCATATGTAGAGGAGGCATAGGATCAGTCCAATCAgagaagagaagaaaaaaaacatcTTTCTTTCTTTTGTGAAACCCAAAGGAGATCCCTGGCAGGGAGAAAGACATGGGTGCGCTCACGGACCAGGATGTGTATACAGCATCTTCATCAGGATGCGTGAATGCTCTCTGGTCTTTCAGCTCCTTTGATGCTTTGACATGATGACATGAGTAATCCACGTTCGCTGTTCTCTCTGTCTCTCCCTCTCTCTGCTTCACAAAACCTGTGCTAAAACCAAGGCTCCTCCAAGAGAGGTAGGTATGGAGAGAAACCTCCATGAAATCCAAAGGAAAAACTTTCTCTGCATTGAGTCCAGATTTTGTAAGCTTGCAgtgcacacatgcatgcacaggCAGAGAAGGCAATTCTTCCAGGGGGCAGACCAGGCatgggcatggccacagtgcatGCAGCATGCCAATACAAGGCGCCATGGAGGTGACCTGTCTTAGGTTTCCATAGGTTAGGCCACAGCCTCACAGGTTGTGTGTGCTAGCCACTGTTAGCCACTGTAGGATGCTAGTATAGGTTGCTGCAGCGGCACATCTCCTCCTGCCTGGCTTTGGTCTGGGAGGATCTTGACCGCCATGGATTGAGTGAGTGAGTGGAGCACTGGACTGGaccggcagcagcagcagcagcagtgggaTCGGCTCAAGTTTATCTTGACTGAATTTGAACTGGGTCAGGCTGTTCAAAGATAAGGCCACTCAGATGCTAGATGCTGATATGCTGATGCAACCATCATCATTACCACCATCATTGCCATGGAGTTTGCTCCAATGTTGCTGTGGTCATCATGGCAGGCAACAGACAAGAGGCACTCTCTTCACAGCAATCAGCTCTGTTTCTGCTTCTTCTCCCTCTGTCTCTGTGTGGAGACTGCAGCTTTGACCCTTTGTGTGGACTGGCCCCCCTGTGCGCGTGCTGTCCTGGGCAATGGGCTAAGCAAATGGAGGACCAACTCAGGCCCAAGGTCCACCCACCTAGTAGTACACAGAAGCAACCTTCTGATGCCTTGATGGCCTGGCCCAGCTGCTCATGCAGCTGGCTTAGCTAATATACATGATGTCTGCtgtttctcaaaaaaagaaaatgaCGTCTGCTAAAAAAAGCTAACACTGTAATACATGATGTTGTTTAAAAAAAGCTAAGGgctcctttgattcaaaggaatTTTATAGGATTTCTGGAGGATTGAAATCCTTAGGATTTTTTTTCTATGTTGGTTCTTGATTCATAGGATTGAATCCTATAGGAATTTTTTCTATGGATTCTTTTGTACTACATTTCATAGGAAATCTAACATCCACTCCGATCTCTTTTTATATTTCCTTTGTTTTTCATGTGCCATCAAACACTCCTTGTTAATCCTATAGAATTCAAGTGGGCATGCCACTCCAATCCTATACTTTTCCCATTCCTACGTTttcaaaatcctacgaatcaaagaggccctaatACATAATGCTCCATAATATAATGTATTCTTTTTGAAAATTAATAACCTCACTTCAAACAGATGGCTTCGCATTTTCTGTGATATAAAAGAGTAGCAGTCTGTACTAACCGTAAATCAGGGACAGAGAACTTTGCAATTTCTTTGAAGTAGTAGAAAGGGTGCAGTCTGTACTAACGGTTAATCAGGGAGATATGATTTGTAGCTCAGTTGTGCCACAAATAAAATGCAactccctccgttcacttttATAAGATCAACTTCACCGCACGAtcccaaacggacgtccgttttgtccggattctgtccgtttgggtagggcgaTGGGGTCATGTCCGGGCCTGTCCTGGGATGCGGTGACCATGCGCCCAgcgcgcggacgcatcccggccgcatCCTGTCCGCGTGCATTTTTCTTTGCAAGTCCTTAACTTCTTTTCATCGTCATTCATTTTCGGTACATAAAAAATACATCATCACATTTTGACTAgtaaagcaagaccaaagaaaacaaaaacaacaagaatacattttagaagatacccaacttccataactgctcccttAAGTTGGGTTAGGGCCTTCTCGATGCACTCATTATTGATTTGTGGAGGAGGCTCGATCTGGCATCCTCCTTTCTTCTTCAAGCCAGAAGTCGATGTTGCTTCCTCACACCTAGTCTCGTGTCTAGCCTCtaatctagcaacaagtgcaCTTGTCTCATCTacagcctctatgctagctaaaagtgcacgaacatgtactaaatttcgctctatcaatatatcgatgtactcttctttccaataccaaaacttgcatccatgctacacaataaaatttgtagttagcacaactagtcaaaACCAGAGCACAAACCGAAGCTAAAAAGAGCACATACCCCATCGTTtaagcacttgatgaacacccatccgggatgtttCGGCGTTGTAGACACGCGGCGCATGACCATCCTTGGGCAGTGGTCGCACTtaatgagtggcaacggtgcgccggcgagcttttgggcaagcaccgagcccggccgaccgccattcgtgtatctgccggcggaccaccgacggtgcagatccgagcggctagaggaggagcCACTGCCTGCATGTGGCCTTGCGGCCCTGCCAGGGCCTTCCGGCGAGgtgcccggccagtccatggcGCGGCCCGGCCTCCCACAGCCAGGCGAGCGCAAGACCAACCGGATCCGCCCCAAATCCGGCCAGCGGGTGCGCAAACCAGGTggccgtggttgggtagctcgGCGGCGCCGAGGGGAAGGGGCTGGGCGAGCGTGCGTCCGAACTGCACGGCTGCAATGACAACGGCGGCGGTAGCGAGGGGAAGAGTGGGGAAGAGTGGAGGGGGGTGCGgccggagggagggaggggggcgGATAGAAAAAGGCCCGCCCTGTGCCGCCGACGGGCGGGCCAGGGAGGACACGCGCAGACGACCCACGCTTCTGTGTGGtgtccgtttcaccccaaaaACGGCGCAAACTTGGGCCGCGGATGGGTAGAAAGCGGACACAAAACGGACAAAAGTCCGTTTGCTCCCGCGCGCTGGGCCACCTCGTTTGTTCGTTTTACCCCAAACGGACGGGGGCGGACAGGatagggtcgcgcggtggagttggcctaagaCCCTTTATAAGACCCTTTATACGTCGACCATCACGTTCGCCCACGTTTATGGAATGTCCGTGTTTTCTAAATATACCCTCGGTGTCAGTCGCTCTGTCGGATTCCCCTTCACCCGCTCGCTCGCCTTCGACCTGTGGTGAGCGAGTGGCGATGGCATCGTCGGAGGCCAATCGAGTGAGGCTGTGTGCGGCTGAACTGACGCGTGAGGCAAGCGAGGGCACGGATACAGTATGGCCATGGCGGAAAGCGGCGGCAGCAACCTGGCGCGGCCGGACGGGCACTGACGCTCCGGATCTAAGCAGTTGATATTTTCCAGCGGGAGCACGACGAGCGGATGTGCTTCCCATTGGTTCATCACAAACGTAATTTGAAATTCAAACTGAAAAGCGGTAGAAATGTCTTTTCGCACTGTTTTGGGCGGTGAGTACTATGCAGTAATGTTTCATTTCGCATTAGCATAGCCAAAATGGCACATCAAATCCAACTGATCACGCCTGACCTAGCTGCTCATGCAGGTAATACATGATGCTCAATTATATCCTCTTGTAGTTCTTAAAAAAAAATTCTCTTGTAAGCTGAAAAACAGTATGTCCTCTTGTTAGATTGAAAAATTATATCCTGCTAGTACTAACAGAATATAACATTATATCCTCTAGCTACACCTGTCCCTGGTTTCCTTtcaaaatataaaataaaaatagAATATATTTTCTTTCAAAAATAACAGCCTCAGTTGAAAGTTGATCAGTCTGATGTAAAAGAGTGCAGCAAACCAGGGACTGGCAGGTGCTGCAAGAGGCATGACAGCGAGTAAAACGATACTATGTAGTAATATTTCATTTCCCATTGGCATGGCCAAAATGGTACCTCCCACTGAGTCCATTACAAAATTCTGATGACTTAACAGAGCATGCGGCATAACAAAAAGGGCAGGATACAACAATTCAATGTTTTCGCTTCTTCGCTGCAAAGCAGGCATGCCTTCACTTCTTCCTTTCAGCAAGACTGACCGAGTAACGAGGGCAAGAATGGAAAATGGCGCACGACTTGCACCAACAATGCGATTACTCGTCATCTGAATTGTTAAACTTAATCGAGTGGGTTTGTAGATCAATGAACCCACCCTTGTAGGTTCCGCGCTTCTTCTTGGTCTTCTCGTGCCTAAAATCCctgcaaaaagaattgaacaCCAATCATGAAACCATGTTCAGCAGTACAGAATTCAGCAAAATACAAAGAAAACAAGAGCAAGTCTCCAACCTTCCTCTAACTTGTCCAAGAATCTCCTGTGCCTTTGCACCGTACCCAGAGTCGGCACCACCCTGTGAGGAGATAAGTACAGATCAACCAAGCAAGTTTAGCATCATTGAGAAATGCTCGAATTGCTATGAGCTTATGATCAATAAACCTCAGGGAGATATCTTCCAACAGTAAGTACCTTGGCCCAATATGAATTATCTTGTAGTCTTTCATCAGCAAATTTAATACCTTCAGTCTTTACCCGTTGGAATGCAATTTTAGGCTGCAGTGAATGAACAAGACATGGATAATCAAGATCTAGCCAATTCTCAGAATGCTTATGCAAGCTTTATCTTCAGAACATCAAGCAAAAGATAATTATCAATACTGAGAGGTCAGCATATCCTAAAAGCCCTAGAAAATTATCATAGCAAGTACCACTGGTCAGTGGTCACATCAGCCTCTTGGGTAGTGAACTTTTACTTACCGGTAGCTTCTAACTGAAACATATTTCTTAGTACAAAATAATAACAATAACAATAATGATAAcaggaacaacaacaacaataataaGTACTTTCGGTATTAGCAATATATATACAAATTCTAACACAAATATGTACAGACTTAGCATGATAATGTTAATAGATACAATTACCTACATAATATATAAGAAGACTAAATAAGGTTTCATGTAAGAGAATGTAAGAAGCTACCAGAAAATACGGTTGAGACTTTCAACTGTCAGGGTGATTAACTGTGACGTGACAAACTGACAAACAagcaatgctcaaagaaattggAGAGATATTAAACATCACACGCAATTGGAGAGGCAGCAAACATCATACCTCAGAAAGTTTCTGCCTTTTATTTGATTTCGATGCGGTGCTGGGCTCCTTCATATCATCTTCGGTGGCAGTGATATCTTCTTTGGCAGGGGGTTTGCTTCCTTCAACTTCTTCCAGTTTCCTCTTCTTGCTAACAACTGCATCATCAGCTGAAGCCTTTCCATCTTCTCCGTTCTCAATGTCCATCGCAGTCTTGTTTTGATCATCTGGTTTGGGAGCTGAATCTTTCCCTGCAACTTGTTTATCTTCTACCTGAACATTTTCTTCAGAACctgacttctttttcttcttcttactTTTCTTCTCATTGACATCTTTCCCTTCTCCTACAGCATTATTATTTTCACTGGCACCATTAGATTTCACCTCGGCCTCGGCAGGTGCAGTTCCTGCATCAGTCTTATCTGAGGTCTCAGAAGTTGATTtactcttcttctttttcttccccTTATCCAGAGGAGCACCATCACTCAAACCATTCTCGTTAGCCTCATCATTCTGAGTCTTAGGTTCATCCTCTCCAGATTTCTTGTCATGATCCTTGAGTTTCCCTGCCGCCTCTAACTTGGCTTTTACTGCTAATTCCACCTTTTCCAACCTAGCTTCAACATCCTCATTATCTTCCTGTTTCTTGCTTTTCTTTTTCTTGCCATCAGTCTTCTGATCATCAGTCTTCACTACAGCATTTGCCTCGCCATCATCCCCCGCTAATGagctatccttcttcttcttccgtttCTTTTCTTTAGTCTCATCATCCGCCTTTTCGCTGGGCTTTTCAGGGGCAGAGGGCTCACTTGCCTTACTCTCAGACTCATGAACTTCAGCACCGcctttcttgttcttctttttcttgcCCGCACCTTTCTCCTCTGCTACGGCATCATCTGTTTTCTCTGCATCAACAAATTCAAGTAAGCACCAATCAAAAGGGAATACAAGGTCAACAACCAAACCAGGACAACTCATAACAAACAAAGATGCAGCTACCTTGCTCATTGCCGGCGGCAATATCAGCTCCTGGAGCAGAAACGCTGCACACAACAACCAAATTGCATTAAAAGTCAGCAATTCCAGTTTCCAGGGTAGCATAGCTCACCAACAGAAGCAATTTAACAACAACGAAGGATCTCTCGTGACAGAGGTACCTTGATTCCAACAACTTGGAAACCGCGTCCTCCAGGTTCACCGGCGACGACCTCCAAGCATCTCCCTGGAAGTAGCCAATTCACAGCCTCCCGACGTAATAATCTCCCACCGAAATGACAATACACGCGGATGCGtctgggagagagagagaggtggcgTGGCGTACCTCGAGGTTGGCCTCGGACTGGAGGGCGGCGAGCGTGCGGGGGAGGCCGCTGGACTCGAGGAAGGCGGCGACAGCGGCGAGGACCCGCGCGTCGGGGGCGGGGGAGGCCTTGGCGGCGGCCCCCTTgctcttgctcttcttctccttcttggCCTCCTCCttggccatggcggcggcggcggcggggatggAGGGTAGGGAGGCGAGTGCTACCTGGCGCGGGACGAAGAGCATCAAAGAGGGGGAAAGGCTAGGGTTTGGTGGTCGGGGTTTATACACCGGGTCAGGACTTGGGTTGGACTTTGGGTCTGGGTGTGGTGTGTGGgcatgacatgtgggaccgcggGTTTGGTGGGCCCGGGTGACCAATGGGAGTGAATACTTTCCTTTTGTTTGTCCACACGGGgaatgaattcaaatttggaaGTGTTTTTTTTTTGACATGTGGAAGAGCTTTTTTTTTCGGAAATGATAAAATTATAAGTTGCCGCAAAAATCGTTCGATTTGCCATGGTCAAATCTTGACGTTCGGGACTTATCGGCGTCCTTTTTTTTAAACACAATACATATGACGAAGTTTGTCACTGACGCCTTCGTAATCGACGGAACGTCACCTCCCACTAAACGCACATCGTTGGATGGCCTGGAATAAATCCAAGAAAAATCGAACATCAGTGTCAGGACTTGAATTCTAAATGACTTCCAATTTAGAATTTGAAGGAGCTTTCTTAAAAGCATAAGTACACTATAGATCCACCTCTTCATCTTTTCAACAAACCCCAACGTCCACTCATGTAACTCTTCGTCATTGCTTTATCTGGAATAGAAACCCTAGACACAAAGAGGGTGTTTGGAGACACGAAAAGActcccaaccctagccgccgccacaaGTTCCCTACACGCCGCCCCTTTGGCCCCTTCAGTTTCGCCGTCCGACGGTCTAGTCGGCGGCAAGAGGAATGAGGGCCCATCTATTTATtttccttcccataggtttttgTTTCCCCGACGACGTTAacgaggtggcggcggcgatgaCATGTTGGAATAAGGTCTATTGGATCTCTCCATACCTCGACAATGTCCGATCGTGCGTCGACTAAGACTGTGAAAGTTTCTGTCACCAGATCTGTTGTTTCCCTTGGGATCTTGACAATTGGTGCGTCTTTCAAGGAGAGCTATTGGTTGAATATTTGTGTGACAACTTCAGCATCTTCTTCTGTATTGTTCTGTGGCATGGTTCGTCTTCTCCAACCCTCTAAACTAGTGATGATGGTTTGCAAGCATGTACTGCACGGGGTGATGCTCCAACTGATGTTGCTTCAGCGGTGTTTAGATCTCTCTACAAGCTACGAGTGGCTATTACGGTTTTCAAAGCCTCGTAGAGAGGGTGCATTTGCAGATTGTTGGAAATGTGCCCTACAGGCaagtattgtattattatattttcgttatttataattaagagtttatatttcatgctataactACTATGATTCTGGAATATGCGATTCGATGGAaaactgaagaaaatatgccctagaggcataaagttgttattttatatttccttatatcatgataaatgtttattattcatgctagagttgtattaacccgaaacttgatacatgtgtggatacatagacaaaacaatgtgtccctagtaagcctctactagacaagctcgttaatcaaagatggttaagtttccgaaccatagacatgtgttgtcatttgatggacggggtcacataattaggagaatgatgtgatggacaagacccatccgttagcttagcataatgatcgttaagttttattgttattgctttcttcatgtcatatacatattcctttgactatgagattatgcaactcccggatatcggaggaataccttgtgtgctattaaacgtcacaatgtaaccgggtgattataaagatgctctacaggtatctccgaaggtgtttgttgggttggcatagatcgagattagaatttgtcactctgagtatcggggaggtatctctgggccctctcggtaatgcacatcatgataagccttgcaagcaatgtgactaatgagttagttgcgggatgatgcatgccggtaacgagattgaactaggtatgaatataccgatgattgaatctcgggcaagtaacatacggatgacaaagtgaataacgtatgttgtcataacggttcgaccgataaagatcttcatagaatatgtaggaaccaatatgagcatctaggttccgctattggttattgactggagaggtgtctcggtcatgtctacatagttctcgaacccgtagggtccgc
This genomic window contains:
- the LOC109761652 gene encoding uncharacterized protein codes for the protein MLFVPRQVALASLPSIPAAAAAMAKEEAKKEKKSKSKGAAAKASPAPDARVLAAVAAFLESSGLPRTLAALQSEANLEGDAWRSSPVNLEDAVSKLLESSVSAPGADIAAGNEQEKTDDAVAEEKGAGKKKKNKKGGAEVHESESKASEPSAPEKPSEKADDETKEKKRKKKKDSSLAGDDGEANAVVKTDDQKTDGKKKKSKKQEDNEDVEARLEKVELAVKAKLEAAGKLKDHDKKSGEDEPKTQNDEANENGLSDGAPLDKGKKKKKSKSTSETSDKTDAGTAPAEAEVKSNGASENNNAVGEGKDVNEKKSKKKKKKSGSEENVQVEDKQVAGKDSAPKPDDQNKTAMDIENGEDGKASADDAVVSKKRKLEEVEGSKPPAKEDITATEDDMKEPSTASKSNKRQKLSEPKIAFQRVKTEGIKFADERLQDNSYWAKGGADSGYGAKAQEILGQVRGRDFRHEKTKKKRGTYKGGFIDLQTHSIKFNNSDDE